GACTTTTAAAAATAAGTCAAAATCCAGATCGCTCGCTTTCAAAGGCGGTACTTAATTTGAAAAAAACGATCGGTAGAATGCAAAAACAAGCACGATACCGTTCTTTTCCTGTAACCAATGTTATCTCAATTATCTGTGTTGTCGTATTTTTACTCGCACAATATCTTATCTTAATTCCAGAGTTAAACATTAATACGGTTGCAGTTATGTTAGGTGCTTTTTATAAGCCGTTTATCGTTCATGCTCATGAATGGTTCCGATTCATTACTGCAGGTTTTCTTCATATTTCGTTTTTACACTTAATCATGAACTTAATGGCGCTGAGAAATTTAGGCGTAGTTATGGAAACGGTAATGGAGGGTAAAAAATATCTCTTTACCTTAATTGCGGGGATTCTCATGGGTAATGCATTTGTCTTTATTTTGGATGAGGGTGTCATCGGTCTTGGAATTAGTGGCGGACTGTTTGCGTTATTGGGCGCAATGTGTGTCTATTTATTTGAAACAAAGGCGATGCGTAATCCCAAAGTGATGTCTCAAGTCTTTCAAGTCTTATTTATTAATCTCATTATCAGTTCATTACCGGGTGTTAGTGCAACAGCCCACTTAGGTGGATTGATTGCGGGGTTATTGTGTGGACTTGTTTTCTCAAAACGAAAAGATTGGGATTATTTACGCAAGGGAACTATGGTACTATCCGCTGTATTTGTTGTAGGAATTGTGGTTGTGATGACGCAACATGCGGGTACCTTATCAAGCCCAAGGTTGGATATGTCGGTGATTAATAGTTGGTATGAACTGGGCTTTAAAAATTATGCAAACCGTTTAAGCGGTTTTATGAAGTAGGGGGTTTTTATGAGTAAACGGGATAATGTCATTTCTTGGGATGAATATTTTATGGGGCTCGCTCATTTGTCTGCGTTGCGTTCTAAAGATCCCTCAACTCAAGTTGGTGCCGCAATCGTGGATCAACAAAAAAAAATCGTTGGAATTGGCTATAATGGCCTTCCAACGGGATTGAGTGATGATGCGTTTCCTTGGGAACGTGAGGGAGATTTTCAAACAACGAAATATGCATATGTGGTGCATGCAGAGTTAAATGCAATTTTGAATGCGACCCAATCCTTACAAGGGTGTACGATTTATGTCTCGTTGTTCCCTTGTAATGAATGTTCCAAGGCAATTATACAAAGTGGTATTAAAGAAATTGTTTATGAAGATGATAAGTACGCAGAAACGGATGCTGTCTTAGTATCGAAGCGCATGCTTGATGCTGCTGGAGTTTCTTATCGAAAAATTGATAAAGCAATTTGTGTTTCGCTTACGCATCGTTAAGAATTCGTGCTGTATTGGCAAAGTGAACCTTCGCAACATTATCAAGTTCTTCTTTTCCATACCGTCTAACAAATTCTTTTCCAAATGTGTCAACATGGGCACCTGCCCCTTTAGGAAAGACGCAATCATATTTTGTTGAGAGTTTATCGAGGTAATCTAAAAAACCAAATCGCGCAATGATTGCACCGCATGCGACTGCAATAAACTTGTTTTCGGCTTTTGTTTCAAAGATAAGACCACGAAATATTTCAGGTTCTCCCTTGAGTGCGTTGTAATAAGGTTTTTCTGCCATGAATTGATCAATGATTGCATAAGGTGGCATTTCATAACGTTTTTTTAAATTTAAGAATGCTTGATTGTGTAATTTTGCCTTGATGACATTCATGTTCATTGTGTCATGGACGCGGTTATACTTCTTATTATCAAGAATAAGAAGGCTGTATTGAAGTTCTTGTTTGAGTATTGGAGCGATTTTTCGTATCTTATCGTCCGTCATTTGTTTTGAATCGACAATTTCCGCAACGGGAATGCGTTGTAAATCGGATTCGTTTACGATACAAGCACAGACTGTGATTGGACCGAAGTAATCTCCAGTACCTACTTCGTCACTTCCGGCCATCGAACCTTCAATCTTCTGTGTTGGTGCAACCGATGATTTTGGTTTTAAAGGTTCATTTGTATAGGATGAAGCGTGAAATTCTGCGCCTTCACCGCTAAAAACAACCTTACCGCTTGTGTAGGCTGTGATGGTGACATCACTTCCCTTAATTTGGAAGTGTGTGTACTGAATATCGTAACGAATTGGATATTTTGAATATCGTGATTTTAATTCGTTTATCTGTTTGTCTGTTAGTTTTATTGTAATAGTTGTCATACTAATAATATAGACTATTTCGATTGAAATTAATAGTTGAACTCATTAAATAAAAAAAGAAGGAGTGATTTTATGGTGATGTTTCCCAATGATTGGATGGGTTACTTAAATGGGGTTATTATTATTTGGTTTGCGGTGACCCTTTATATTGGATATAAGAAAGGTTTGTTGCTGCAGCTCGTTGATGTTGTGGGAACTTTTGTCTCGCTTTTTGCAGCATGGATTTTCGCACCTGTATTTGTGCAAATATTCCAATTCTTTAAAGCATCTGGAACTGGGTTTCTAACCATTAATCAACTCGTTGTACATCAAATGAATCAGTTGATATGGTTCGTGATCTTATTTGTTGTGATTCGTGTGGTTTTATTACTAGTAACACCGCTTGCAACCATAATTTCAAAAGTTCCATTAGTAAAACAAGTGAATTCCGCAGTTGGTGGTGTTTTCAGCGTAGCATTTTTTGCACTTAAACTCGTGTTGATTTGTGTCTTTTTAACGACACCGATTGTTAAAAATGGTCAGGAAATCATTGATAATACCTGGTTGGTATATGTCGAACGTGCATCAACTCCAATTTTAGGATCATTTGATGATTTTATGAATCAAAACGCTGCAATTCAAAGTATTATTACAGATCAACAGTTATCTCCAAGTCAACAAACTGCTATGGTAAAGTGGCTTGAAAAACACGGTTTTAATGAAGTACAGATAAGGGAGTATTTAGAAAAATATGAATAATACATCGTCTCGATTAGAGTTCGATAAAGTGCTTGAGCGAATTGCTCATTATGCATCATTTTCATTAGGTAAGGAAGCGGTCTTAAATACGGTTCCTTCATTTTCCTCATTAATTGTGAAACGTGATTTAGCGCGCGCTAAAGATGCATTACAGTTAGTGGTTGTAAATGGTTCTATGTCATTTGGTGGCATCACAGATGTAACCTATGCTTTAACACTTGCTGAAAAGGGTGGAACTTTATCGGTAGAAGATATAGTAGATGTTGGACGCTTTATGCAAGGTCTTGAACGTCTAAAAAAACAATTTAAAAATCTAGAAGGAACGTATCCTGCACTTGAAGATTTATTTGAAAGTCTTGAAGTTACGGAAACAACACTGAAACATATTGAACATTGTTTTGGAGAACAGGGTGAAGTCTTAGATCGTGCAAGTGCACATTTAGGTGAGCTGAGACGTCAAAGTAAAGCTCTTGAACAAAACATTGAAAATAAAACTCAGGAATTTTTAACCAAAAATCGCGCAATGCTTAGTGAAGCAGTCGTTTCGTTACAACATGGACGTCGCACTTTTTTAGTGAAACCTTCAGATAAAAATAAACTTGAAGGAACAATTTATGGTGAATCAGCAAGCGGGCAGTCGGTTTATTTTGAGCCTGCCTTTTTAGCGCGAATGCAAAATGAATATCAAAGTCTCATTCATCAAGAACAAAATGAAATCGAACGCATTTGTCGCGAGACATCTAATTTAATCGCACATGACGCACAACAACTCAGAGCTGATCTTGACACCGTGGCTATCATCGATTGTCTTTTTGCGAAAGCAGAGTGGGGGGCATATCATGATGCGGTTGTCGCAACACTAACGCAAGATCGGTTGAATCTAAAAAATGCAAGACATCCACTGATTAATCCCAAAGAAGTTGTCGCAAACACATATAAACTCACTCCGCCTCATAAAATGATTTTAATTAGTGGTCCGAATACCGGGGGAAAAAGTGTAAGTTTAAAGACAATGGGATTATCCATTCTCATGACTTTAGCCGGATGTCCAATCTGTGCGGAATCAGCGGAAGTGATGTTGGTTGATCAATTGTTTGTGGATATTGGAGATCAACAATCCATCGAAAAATCATTGTCGTCGTTTTCTGCTCATATGGAAACGATGACAAAAGTTAATGCGCAAGCAACATCAAAATCAATTGTGTTGCTGGATGAGTTAGGTTCACAAACTGATCCCTTAGAAGGTGAAAGTTTGTCGATGGCAATCTTAGATCATTTTAGAGATGTAGGGTGTTGGGTTATCGCTACGACGCACTTTTCAAGACTAAAAAAATACGGGACTCAATACGAAGATATCCTTATTGCAAGTGTAGAATTTGATTTACAAAATCTAAAACCTACTTATCGTTATCGCGAAAATGTCATGGGTGAATCCAATGCGTTTGCGATTGCTAAACGTTTAGGTTTACAAGCCGATATTATTGACCGTGCATTTAAATATAAACAAGAAGGTCAGTATGAAGCAGATCACTTACTCGAAATTCTTGAAGCAAAAATTAATGAACAAGATAAACTTGAGCAAGAACTCTTAAAAGAAAAAGAAGCGATCGAAAATCTTAAACGTGATGCACTGATGAAACAAAAAGCACTTGAAGCAGAGTTTGTTCGTAAAGAGCAAGCTTTACGTGAGGAAAATGAAGCGTTGCTGGAACAAATGGTCGAAGAGGCTGAACGCCAATTAGATGTACTCAATAAAACAAATCGTCCAGATCTACGAAAAAAAGCAGTAAAGCAAATTCAATCCTTACAGGCTGAAAACGCTGTTGATGAAACCATAGGTAAAGGAGATCGCGTACAATTGAAATCCACAAATCAAGTGGGTGTTGTCGATTCGATTGAAAAGAATACTGCATTTGTGTCAATCGGTGGTTTAAAGGTGAATGTCGA
This genomic stretch from Erysipelothrix rhusiopathiae harbors:
- a CDS encoding endonuclease MutS2 — translated: MNNTSSRLEFDKVLERIAHYASFSLGKEAVLNTVPSFSSLIVKRDLARAKDALQLVVVNGSMSFGGITDVTYALTLAEKGGTLSVEDIVDVGRFMQGLERLKKQFKNLEGTYPALEDLFESLEVTETTLKHIEHCFGEQGEVLDRASAHLGELRRQSKALEQNIENKTQEFLTKNRAMLSEAVVSLQHGRRTFLVKPSDKNKLEGTIYGESASGQSVYFEPAFLARMQNEYQSLIHQEQNEIERICRETSNLIAHDAQQLRADLDTVAIIDCLFAKAEWGAYHDAVVATLTQDRLNLKNARHPLINPKEVVANTYKLTPPHKMILISGPNTGGKSVSLKTMGLSILMTLAGCPICAESAEVMLVDQLFVDIGDQQSIEKSLSSFSAHMETMTKVNAQATSKSIVLLDELGSQTDPLEGESLSMAILDHFRDVGCWVIATTHFSRLKKYGTQYEDILIASVEFDLQNLKPTYRYRENVMGESNAFAIAKRLGLQADIIDRAFKYKQEGQYEADHLLEILEAKINEQDKLEQELLKEKEAIENLKRDALMKQKALEAEFVRKEQALREENEALLEQMVEEAERQLDVLNKTNRPDLRKKAVKQIQSLQAENAVDETIGKGDRVQLKSTNQVGVVDSIEKNTAFVSIGGLKVNVDLSKLTRIAGPAKKVKVKPTRTHSVDARSSFKTELNIIGLRVSEALPQVEKYIDECVLHKVPTFRIIHGHGTGQLRTAVHQTLRRNKNVGSFELGGVGDGGMGATVVKLKQ
- a CDS encoding rhomboid family intramembrane serine protease, with amino-acid sequence MYTKSQYDAWVIEVANYFMKHFEYQMVSMTQDSSQVWLVNQNVEDNAIIMVTSTSLSNIDREMISKHRESLALVFKTKAEGLNISVNQEDKVGDDMNVVVGPNFISSSQLLTSYGDLSGLLKISQNPDRSLSKAVLNLKKTIGRMQKQARYRSFPVTNVISIICVVVFLLAQYLILIPELNINTVAVMLGAFYKPFIVHAHEWFRFITAGFLHISFLHLIMNLMALRNLGVVMETVMEGKKYLFTLIAGILMGNAFVFILDEGVIGLGISGGLFALLGAMCVYLFETKAMRNPKVMSQVFQVLFINLIISSLPGVSATAHLGGLIAGLLCGLVFSKRKDWDYLRKGTMVLSAVFVVGIVVVMTQHAGTLSSPRLDMSVINSWYELGFKNYANRLSGFMK
- the rnhC gene encoding ribonuclease HIII — its product is MTTITIKLTDKQINELKSRYSKYPIRYDIQYTHFQIKGSDVTITAYTSGKVVFSGEGAEFHASSYTNEPLKPKSSVAPTQKIEGSMAGSDEVGTGDYFGPITVCACIVNESDLQRIPVAEIVDSKQMTDDKIRKIAPILKQELQYSLLILDNKKYNRVHDTMNMNVIKAKLHNQAFLNLKKRYEMPPYAIIDQFMAEKPYYNALKGEPEIFRGLIFETKAENKFIAVACGAIIARFGFLDYLDKLSTKYDCVFPKGAGAHVDTFGKEFVRRYGKEELDNVAKVHFANTARILNDA
- a CDS encoding CvpA family protein is translated as MVMFPNDWMGYLNGVIIIWFAVTLYIGYKKGLLLQLVDVVGTFVSLFAAWIFAPVFVQIFQFFKASGTGFLTINQLVVHQMNQLIWFVILFVVIRVVLLLVTPLATIISKVPLVKQVNSAVGGVFSVAFFALKLVLICVFLTTPIVKNGQEIIDNTWLVYVERASTPILGSFDDFMNQNAAIQSIITDQQLSPSQQTAMVKWLEKHGFNEVQIREYLEKYE
- a CDS encoding deoxycytidylate deaminase, with product MSKRDNVISWDEYFMGLAHLSALRSKDPSTQVGAAIVDQQKKIVGIGYNGLPTGLSDDAFPWEREGDFQTTKYAYVVHAELNAILNATQSLQGCTIYVSLFPCNECSKAIIQSGIKEIVYEDDKYAETDAVLVSKRMLDAAGVSYRKIDKAICVSLTHR